A genomic stretch from Xiphophorus maculatus strain JP 163 A chromosome 16, X_maculatus-5.0-male, whole genome shotgun sequence includes:
- the eftud2 gene encoding 116 kDa U5 small nuclear ribonucleoprotein component produces MEADLYDEFGNYIGPELDSDDDDDDLDAEDRDIDEGDEDEEDEPANEDENVPGMEVVLHEDKKYYPTAEEVYGPEVETIVQEEDTQPLTEPIIKPVKHKKFTLMEQELPATVYDMEFLADLMDGTELIRNVTLCGHLHHGKTCFVDCLIEQTHPEIRKRDDVDLRYTDILFTEQERGVGIKSTPVTMVLPDSRGKSYLFNIMDTPGHVNFSDEVTSSMRISDGVVLFIDAAEGVMLNTERLIKHAVQERMAITICINKVDRLIVELKLPPTDAYYKLRHIVDEVNGMLSTYSTDENLVVSPLLGNVCFASSQYSICFTLGSFAKIYSDTYGDINYNEFAKRLWGDIYFNPKTRKFTKKAPTSNSQRSFVEFVLEPLYKILSQVVGDVDTTLPRVLDELGIHLTKEELKLNIRPLLRLVCNRFFGEFTGFVDMCVQHIPSPQEGAKIKIDHTYTGGLDSDLGEAMAECDPDGPLMCHTTKMYSTEDGVQFHAFGRVLSGTIQAGQPVKVLGENYTLDDEEDSQICTVGRLWISVARYQIEVNRVPAGNWVLIEGCDQPIVKTATITEPRGNEEAQIFRPLKFNTASVIKIAVEPVNPSELPKMLDGLRKVNKSYPSLTTKVEESGEHVILGTGELYLDCVMHDLRKMYSEIDIKVADPVVTFCETVVETSSLKCFAETPNKKNKITMIAEPLEKGLAEDIENEVVQITWNRKKLGEFFQTKYDWDLLAARSIWAFGPDTTGPNILVDDTLPSEVDKALLGSVKDSIVQGFQWGTREGPLCDEPIRNVKFKILDAVIAQEPLHRGGGQVIPTARRVVYSAFLMATPRLMEPYYFVEVQAPADCVSAVYTVLARRRGHVTQDAPIPGSPLYTIKAFIPAIDSFGFETDLRTHTQGQAFALSVFHHWQIVPGDPLDKSIVIRPLEPQPAPHLAREFMIKTRRRKGLSEDVSISKFFDDPMLLELAKQDVVLNYPM; encoded by the exons aTGGAGGCTGATTTGTATGACGAGTTTGGTAATTACATCGGTCCAGAGCTGGACtctgatgacgatgatgatgatctGGATGCAGAGGACAGGGATATTGACGAG GgggatgaagatgaagaagatgagCCTGCAAATGAGGATGAGAACGTACCTGGCATGGAGGTGGTCCTGCATGAGGACAAGAAATACTATCCCACAGCGGAGGAGGTTTACGGGCCGGAAGTAGAAACTATTGTCCAGGAAGAAGACACACAACCTCTTACTG AGCCCATTATCAAGCCAGTCAAGCACAAGAAGTTCACATTGATGGAGCAGGAGTTACCTGCCACTGTTTATGACATGGA GTTTCTGGCAGATTTGATGGACGGTACCGAGCTGATCCGTAACGTCACCCTCTGCGGTCACCTCCACCATGGCAAG ACGTGTTTTGTGGACTGCCTGATTGAGCAAACTCATCCTGAAATCAGAAAGAGAGATGATGTCGAT ctcCGGTACACAGACATCCTTTTCACTGAGCAGGAG cgaGGAGTCGGCATCAAAAGCACTCCAGTCACAATGGTGCTGCCTGACTCCAGAGGAAAATCTTACCTTTTCAACATCATGGATACACCAG GCCATGTGAACTTCTCTGATGAGGTCACATCCAGCATGAGGATCTCAGATGGAGTTGTCCTCTTCATCGATGCAGCTGAAGGA GTGATGCTGAACACGGAGCGCCTGATCAAACATGCAGTACAGGAGCGCATGGCCATCACCATCTGCATCAACAAGGTGGACCGGCTCATTGTTGAGCTCAAACTGCCACCAACAGATGCTTATTATAAACTTCGACACATTGTGGATGAGGTCAACGGTATGCTCAG tACGTACTCCACAGACGAGAACTTGGTGGTGTCTCCGCTCCTCGGGAATGTTTGCTTCGCCAGCTCTCAGTACAGCATCTGTTTCACCCTGGGGTCCTTTGCCAAGATCTACTCAGACACCTACG GTGATATCAACTATAACGAGTTTGCAAAGCGGCTTTGGGGAGACATTTATTTCAACCCCAAAAC TCGTAAGTTCACAAAGAAAGCTCCCACCAGTAACTCCCAGCGCAGCTTTGTGGAGTTTGTCCTGGAGCCTCTTTACAAGATCCTCTCACAG gtggtTGGGGATGTGGACACCACCCTGCCCCGGGTTCTGGATGAACTTGGGATCCACTTGACCAAGGAGGAGCTGAAGCTGAACATCAGGCCTCTGCTCCGGCTGGTCTGTAACCGTTTCTTCGGAGAGTTCACCG gtTTTGTGGACATGTGCGTGCAACACATCCCCTCACCACAAGAGGGTGCTAAAATAAAGATAGACCATACATACACAGGAGGACTAGACTCTGACTTGGGAGAAGCCATGGCAGAATGTGATCCTGAT GGTCCCTTGATGTGCCACACCACTAAGATGTACAGCACTGAGGATGGGGTCCAGTTCCATGCCTTTGGTAGGGTTCTGAGCGGTACCATTCAGGCAGGTCAGCCGGTCAAGGTTCTGGGAGAGAACTACACGCTGGATGACGAGGAAGACTCGCAGATTTGCACTGTGGGTCGCCTCTGGATCTCTGTTGCCAG ATACCAAATCGAAGTGAACCGAGTTCCTGCAGGAAACTGGGTTCTGATCGAAGGCTGTGACCAGCCAATCGTGAAGACGGCCACCATCACAGAACCACGGGGGAACGAAGAG GCTCAGATTTTCAGGCCGTTAAAGTTTAACACAGCTTCAGTCATCAAGATCGCCGTGGAGCCCGTAAACCCGTCCGAGCTTCCCAAGATGTTGGACGGACTGAGGAAGGTCAACAAGAGCTACCCTTCTCTAACCACAAAG GTGGAAGAGTCTGGAGAGCATGTCATCTTAGGGACAGGAGAGCTTTACCTGGATTGTGTCATGCATGATCTGAGGAAGATGTACTCCGAAATTGACATTAAA GTCGCTGATCCCGTTGTGACCTTTTGTGAAACGGTGGTTGAGACTTCGTCTCTTAAGTGTTTTGCTGAGACGCCCAACAAAAA GAATAAGATCACCATGATCGCTGAGCCTCTGGAGAAGGGGCTCGCCGAGGACATCGAGAACGAAGTGGTGCAGATCACGTGGAACAG GAAGAAGCTGGGAGAGTTCTTCCAGACGAAGTACGACTGGGATCTGCTGGCTGCCAGGTCTATCTGGGCCTTTGGACCAGACACAACGGGGCCAAATATTCTCGTGGATGACACGCTTCCTTCGGAG gtGGACAAAGCTTTGCTCGGTTCAGTCAAAGACAGCATCGTTCAGGGCTTCCAGTGGGGCACCAGGGAGGGACCTCTGTGTGATGAGC CTATTAGAAATGTGAAGTTTAAGATCCTGGATGCCGTCATCGCTCAGGAGCCTCTCCACAGAGGAGGAGGTCAGGTCATCCCCACAGCCAGGAGGGTGGTCTACTCCGCCTTTCTCATG GCCACTCCAAGGTTAATGGAGCCGTATTACTTTGTGGAGGTCCAGGCTCCAGCTGACTGTGTGTCTGCCGTCTACACCGTTCTGGCTAGGAGAAG AGGTCACGTCACCCAGGATGCACCCATACCCGGCTCTCCTCTCTACACCATCAAGGCTTTCATCCCGGCCATAGACTCGTTCGGCTTTGAGACCGACcttcgcacacacacacagggtcaGGCCTTCGCGCTGTCTGTGTTCCACCACTGGCAG ATTGTTCCCGGTGACCCGCTGGACAAGAGCATTGTGATCCGGCCCCTCGAGCCTCAGCCCGCCCCCCACCTGGCCCGAGAGTTCATGATCAAGACCAGAAGACGCAAG GGTCTGAGCGAAGATGTGAGCATCAGCAAGTTCTTTGACGATCCCATGTTGTTGGAGTTGGCGAAGCAGGATGTGGTGCTTAATTATCCGATGTGA
- the phospho1 gene encoding phosphoethanolamine/phosphocholine phosphatase isoform X2 — translation MASHSASISPDKRFIIFFDFDETIVDETSDDMVVQAAPGQYLPGWLKDTYQPGRYNEYMQRVLAYLAEQGVTESDLRSIMEKIPASPGMLTLFQFLRNRSAHDFEVVLVSDANTFFIESWLRRAGVRQLFHRIFTNPATFNKNGRLVLRPFHSHECQRCPDNMCKQVVVRDYVARRTQERGRPYQRIFYVGDGANDFCPALSLGPRDVAFPRRDFPMHRLITETHEAMPGEFKAVTVPWVSGEDVITRLRKLVAE, via the coding sequence ATGGCCTCCCATTCTGCTTCCATCTCCCCGGACAAACGCTTCATAATCTTCTTTGACTTCGATGAAACCATCGTGGATGAAACCAGCGACGACATGGTGGTGCAGGCCGCCCCGGGTCAGTACCTGCCCGGCTGGCTGAAGGACACCTATCAGCCCGGCCGCTACAATGAGTACATGCAGCGAGTACTGGCCTACCTGGCGGAGCAGGGCGTCACCGAGAGCGACTTACGCAGCATCATGGAGAAGATTCCCGCATCCCCCGGCATGCTCACCCTCTTCCAGTTCCTGCGCAACCGCTCGGCGCATGACTTTGAGGTGGTGCTGGTGTCTGACgccaacaccttcttcatcgaGTCTTGGCTTCGACGCGCCGGGGTGCGCCAGCTCTTCCACCGGATCTTCACCAACCCGGCCACTTTCAACAAGAACGGTAGGCTGGTGTTGCGGCCCTTTCACTCCCACGAGTGCCAGCGGTGCCCGGACAACATGTGCAAGCAGGTGGTCGTCAGGGACTACGTGGCCCGCAGGACGCAGGAGCGCGGCCGCCCTTACCAGCGGATCTTCTATGTAGGGGATGGGGCCAACGACTTCTGTCCTGCGCTCTCGCTCGGGCCTCGAGACGTGGCTTTCCCACGCAGGGACTTCCCCATGCACCGGCTCATCACAGAAACCCACGAAGCCATGCCCGGGGAGTTCAAGGCGGTCACAGTGCCTTGGGTCAGCGGGGAAGATGTGATTACGCGATTGAGGAAACTAGTGGCGGAATAG
- the phospho1 gene encoding phosphoethanolamine/phosphocholine phosphatase isoform X1, giving the protein MGDSVFNCCYVPPQPPGEEEQHRFRHTDIMASHSASISPDKRFIIFFDFDETIVDETSDDMVVQAAPGQYLPGWLKDTYQPGRYNEYMQRVLAYLAEQGVTESDLRSIMEKIPASPGMLTLFQFLRNRSAHDFEVVLVSDANTFFIESWLRRAGVRQLFHRIFTNPATFNKNGRLVLRPFHSHECQRCPDNMCKQVVVRDYVARRTQERGRPYQRIFYVGDGANDFCPALSLGPRDVAFPRRDFPMHRLITETHEAMPGEFKAVTVPWVSGEDVITRLRKLVAE; this is encoded by the coding sequence ATGGGGGATTCAGTCTTCAACTGCTGTTATGTCCCCCCTCAGCCCCCAGGTGAAGAGGAGCAGCACAGGTTCAGGCATACAGACATCATGGCCTCCCATTCTGCTTCCATCTCCCCGGACAAACGCTTCATAATCTTCTTTGACTTCGATGAAACCATCGTGGATGAAACCAGCGACGACATGGTGGTGCAGGCCGCCCCGGGTCAGTACCTGCCCGGCTGGCTGAAGGACACCTATCAGCCCGGCCGCTACAATGAGTACATGCAGCGAGTACTGGCCTACCTGGCGGAGCAGGGCGTCACCGAGAGCGACTTACGCAGCATCATGGAGAAGATTCCCGCATCCCCCGGCATGCTCACCCTCTTCCAGTTCCTGCGCAACCGCTCGGCGCATGACTTTGAGGTGGTGCTGGTGTCTGACgccaacaccttcttcatcgaGTCTTGGCTTCGACGCGCCGGGGTGCGCCAGCTCTTCCACCGGATCTTCACCAACCCGGCCACTTTCAACAAGAACGGTAGGCTGGTGTTGCGGCCCTTTCACTCCCACGAGTGCCAGCGGTGCCCGGACAACATGTGCAAGCAGGTGGTCGTCAGGGACTACGTGGCCCGCAGGACGCAGGAGCGCGGCCGCCCTTACCAGCGGATCTTCTATGTAGGGGATGGGGCCAACGACTTCTGTCCTGCGCTCTCGCTCGGGCCTCGAGACGTGGCTTTCCCACGCAGGGACTTCCCCATGCACCGGCTCATCACAGAAACCCACGAAGCCATGCCCGGGGAGTTCAAGGCGGTCACAGTGCCTTGGGTCAGCGGGGAAGATGTGATTACGCGATTGAGGAAACTAGTGGCGGAATAG